One Spinacia oleracea cultivar Varoflay chromosome 4, BTI_SOV_V1, whole genome shotgun sequence DNA segment encodes these proteins:
- the LOC130471386 gene encoding protein ACCELERATED CELL DEATH 6-like: protein MAKEASVIHAAVRSKNLGILERVMKELPDSIDSQNEKGWKPLSYAASEGCIEEVRFYLNNFPHSAKKVDRDGSLPIQKALGAGHIQILNLLVKFMNRSELPSFLLERNIDGDTALHLALMGKCEDVALNFIELAPLYWAIERGYNNMVRRIFQLIPGTRIDSSIKKSLLRATKASVVHAAGITMGNDEEPPQKTIAAAVDLDYYLGSGDGPGIVITPVKLRGASNYDEWAKASLDESGTTGPETVSSPAGDTAGVSPPTVRYLLNNFPDSAKKCDRDGSSPIHKAVGAGHVHIVDEFISSCPSTINDVDKIGQSILHIAVKYNKADVFAYLRRRHDIQKMFKLKDNEGTTSMDLVRKLGNF from the exons ATGGCTAAAGAGGCGTCAGTCATACACGCTGCTGTAAGATCTAAGAATCTAG GCATATTGGAAAGAGTAATGAAGGAATTACCCGATTCTATTGACTCACAAAACGAAAAAGGATGGAAGCCACTATCATATGCAGCATCTGAAGGTTGCATAGAAGAAGTTCGCTTCTACCTGAACAACTTTCCACATTCAGCTAAGAAAGTCGATAGAGATGGCTCCTTACCAATACAAAAGGCACTTGGTGCAGGTCATATTCAAATATTAAATTTGCTGGTCAAGTTTATGAATAGGTCTGAGTTACCTAGTTTTCTACTTGAAAGGAACATAGATGGTGATACTGCCTTGCACCTTGCCCTTATGGGCAAGTGTGAAGATGTTGCACTCAATTTCATAGAGTTGGCACCGCTATATTGGGCAATTGAAAGAGGGTACAATAACATGGTGAGGCGCATCTTCCAACTAATTCCGGGGACTAGGATTGACTCATCAATAAAAAAGAGTCTGCTAAGGGCTACAAAGGCGTCAGTTGTACACGCTGCT GGCATAACAATGGGTAATGACGAGGAGCCACCACAAAAGACaatcgccgccgccgtcgatCTGGACTACTATCTTGGGTCAGGTGACGGCCCCGGTATTGTCATCACCCCTGTAAAACTTCGAGGAGCGTCGAACTACGATGAGTGGGCCAAAGCG AGTTTGGATGAGAGTGGGACTACGGGTCCTGAGACCGTGTCGTCGCCTGCAGGTGATACTGCTGGGGTGTCGCCGCCTAcag tTCGCTACCTCCTGAACAATTTTCCGGATTCTGCAAAGAAATGTGATAGAGATGGCTCCTCACCAATACACAAGGCAGTTGGTGCAGGCCATGTTCACATTGTGGATGAGTTTATATCATCTTGTCCCTCCACTATAAATGATGTTGACAAAATAGGTCAAAGCATTCTTCATATTGCTGTTAAATACAATAAAGCTGATGTTTTCGCTTACTTAAGAAGGAGGCATGATATCCAGAAGATGTTCAAACTGAAAGATAATGAAGGTACAACTTCCATGGATTTAGTTAGAAAGCTCGGGAATTTTTGA
- the LOC130460076 gene encoding uncharacterized protein, translating into MELGKYSVGWDGLVALAEQGHVEHILRILEKDLNLMYTTNMVRETVVHVVVRAGNAFTVTKLLKFKGSDQLKEKVLLKQNVDGDTALHLAIKLKHMEVAYQLVDWNITWMQKWMYNLLNNDGLSPVDLAKEAVWFLPRQEVLSAVAYADMRVSRMDIELEELYKVKWIEGTPRGIRGAFSKASANGIIKTMHIELELDRKGGNLLHIAARLGKLDVLKLLIKFMSNSELATLPIERNKNGYTALHLALIGKHEAIALCLIKAAPKATAYLLNQDGQSPLFWAIERRYKAHFPANARNCH; encoded by the coding sequence ATGGAATTGGGCAAGTATAGTGTCGGGTGGGATGGACTGGTAGCGTTGGCCGAACAAGGTCATGTAGAGCACATCCTACGAATCTTGGAAAAAGATCTAAACCTCATGTACACCACTAACATGGTAAGAGAAACTGTTGTTCATGTGGTGGTAAGAGCTGGAAATGCATTCACTGTAACTAAGTTGTTAAAGTTCAAGGGAAGTGATCAGCTTAAGGAGAAGGTGTTGCTTAAACAAAATGTAGATGGCGACACGGCCTTGCACCTTGCCATTAAGCTCAAGCATATGGAGGTAGCTTACCAGTTGGTGGATTGGAATATCACCTGGATGCAGAAATGGATGTATAATTTATTGAACAATGATGGactttccccagtggacctcGCTAAGGAGGCTGTGTGGTTTCTGCCGAGACAGGAAGTACTATCCGCAGTAGCGTATGCTGATATGAGAGTATCAAGGATGGACATTGAATTAGAGGAGTTGTATAAGGTGAAATGGATTGAGGGTACCCCTAGGGGTATAAGGGGTGCTTTTTCAAAGGCCTCTGCAAATGGAATCATCAAAACAATGCATATAGAGTTGGAACTTGATAGAAAAGGAGGGAATTTACTCCATATTGCAGCAAGATTAGGTAAACTTGATGTACTAAAGTTGCTGATCAAGTTTATGAGTAACTCTGAGTTAGCTACTTTGCCTATTGAAAGGAACAAAAATGGTTATACTGCCTTGCACCTTGCCCTTATCGGAAAGCATGAGGCCATTGCACTCTGCTTGATAAAGGCGGCACCCAAGGCCACCGCTTACTTGCTGAACCAAGATGGACAGTCGCCACTATTTTGGGCAATTGAAAGAAGGTACAAAGCGCATTTTCCAGCTAATGCCAGGAACTGCCATTGA